In a single window of the Lentimicrobiaceae bacterium genome:
- a CDS encoding ketoacyl-ACP synthase III, protein MAIFSTQNVTIKGISACVPKQEVWNIDYNWIPKKDRASIIKNVGVESRRFAPRGVTTSDLCFEAAEQLIKSLNWDKNDIELLIFVSQSRDYMVPSTSGILQDRLGLSHNCMSFDIGMGCSGWVYAMSAATSIMQVSGIKKALLLVGDISTINVSYRDKSTYPLFGDAGTATALTFDDNAKPIHYNLQSDGSGYDAIIMPHSGVRNFISKKSFEYKKYENGIHRNMFHLTLNGIQVFNFALREVVPNIKKTLKYIDKTTDDIDFFVFHQANKLINDTLRKLLKLEPEKTPSTLQHFGNTSSASIPLTIVDKLQNEVSTKNVCILANGFGVGLSWGSVVFELDNISCPDLIEY, encoded by the coding sequence ATGGCTATTTTTTCGACCCAAAATGTAACAATAAAAGGTATATCTGCCTGCGTTCCAAAGCAAGAAGTTTGGAATATAGATTACAATTGGATTCCGAAAAAAGATAGAGCATCGATTATTAAAAATGTTGGTGTTGAAAGTCGAAGATTTGCACCAAGGGGAGTAACGACTTCAGATTTGTGTTTTGAAGCTGCCGAACAACTTATCAAAAGTCTGAATTGGGATAAAAATGATATAGAATTACTGATATTCGTCAGCCAATCCAGAGATTACATGGTTCCGTCAACTTCCGGAATTTTACAAGATCGTTTGGGACTTTCGCACAATTGTATGAGTTTTGATATTGGGATGGGCTGCTCGGGCTGGGTGTACGCCATGTCGGCTGCGACTTCTATAATGCAAGTTTCGGGAATAAAAAAAGCTTTGCTCCTTGTCGGCGATATTTCTACCATAAATGTTTCGTACCGCGATAAAAGTACCTATCCGCTTTTTGGTGATGCAGGAACGGCAACAGCATTGACTTTTGACGATAATGCCAAGCCCATACATTACAATCTGCAATCGGATGGATCCGGCTACGACGCTATAATTATGCCTCATAGCGGAGTGCGAAACTTTATCAGCAAAAAATCTTTTGAATATAAAAAGTACGAAAACGGAATACACAGAAACATGTTTCATTTGACACTCAATGGGATACAGGTTTTTAATTTTGCTCTTCGCGAAGTTGTTCCGAATATTAAAAAAACGCTTAAATACATAGACAAAACAACCGACGACATTGACTTCTTTGTATTCCACCAAGCCAATAAACTTATAAACGACACACTACGCAAGCTGCTTAAACTTGAACCCGAAAAAACACCTTCTACGCTACAACATTTCGGAAATACAAGCTCGGCATCTATACCTCTTACTATTGTGGACAAACTACAGAATGAAGTTTCGACAAAAAATGTTTGTATTTTAGCAAACGGCTTTGGTGTCGGTTTGTCGTGGGGCTCAGTAGTTTTTGAACTTGATAATATTTCTTGTCCCGATTTAATTGAATACTAA
- a CDS encoding acyl carrier protein: MDINDFIKKVEDEYEDITPGTLKPDSIFRDVFEWNSINALILIALVKTEYDVTIDANDIQNSKTINDLFEIIKSRS; this comes from the coding sequence ATGGATATTAACGATTTTATAAAAAAGGTTGAAGATGAGTATGAAGATATTACTCCCGGCACATTAAAACCCGACAGTATTTTTAGAGACGTTTTTGAATGGAACTCTATAAATGCCTTGATTTTAATTGCGTTGGTAAAAACCGAGTACGATGTTACAATTGACGCTAACGACATACAAAACTCCAAAACCATTAACGATTTGTTTGAAATTATTAAATCGCGTTCTTAG